Genomic window (Candidatus Bathyarchaeota archaeon):
GAGTATACTTTTGATTTCATAGTTACATCAATAGGTTGATACTCATCGCCTTTTTCATACCCAGATAATTTAGAAATTATTGGTCTAACAATTAGATGGAATATGGCAAGAGCTGAAGTGGGATTGCCTGGTAGGCAAAATATGATCTTCTTACCTACCATTGCAACAATAGTTGGTTTTCCAGGTTTTATCGAGATCCCTGAAACTACAACCCCAGGATCACCGAGTTCTTCCATCAAGGAAAGCATATAATCTCTTGCGCCAGTTGAGGTGCCTCCAGAAGTTATAATAATATCATAAAGTTGTATAGAAGAGACCATCCTTTTACGCAAGTCTTCAATATTATCCCTGACGATTCCCAAAGAAATTGGTATACCACCGGCTTCCATTATAGCTCCAATTAGAGTTCCTGAATTTATATCGAATATTTTCCAATTTGTAATAGGTTCGCTAGGAGGTATCAGCTCATTTCCAGTAGATATTATTGCAATATTGGGTTTCTTGTATACTTTAATGCGATCGATTCCAACAGCTGCTAATAGACCTAAATCCTTAGCTGATATTTTCTGTCCTTTTCTGAGGATTATTTCTCCGGTTCTTAGATCTGAGCCTGTTTCCATTACATTCTCATTTGGTACAACTGACTTGAAGATTTCAATAGAATTCTTGTTTTTTTTGATATATTCTATCATAACAACTGAATTTGCTCCTTTTGGTAAGGGAGCACCAGTAGATATTGCAACTGCAGTATCATTTTCAACAAAGAAATTTGGGGCGTCTCCAGCCTCGATCTTGCCTATGAGTTTAAGCTTTTTTGGTTTTGATTCATCAGCACCAAAAGTGTCTTGAGCCCTTACAGCATAGCCATCCATCAATGCTTTATCGAATGGGGGGGAATCTATTTTTGAGATTATATCTTCATAGGTTATATTATCTAGTGATTTTTCAATTGGAATTTTCTCTGATTGAGTTGGAATTTGATCTAAGAGTTTATTTATCTTTATAATAGCTTCATTCAAAGATACGTACTGTCTGAAAATTTGTTTATCATCTTTCATTATCTATGAGCACTTCAGATTGCATCCAAATATCTTAGATTAAGCCTAGAATAGAAGAATTCCAATATTATCAGAGAATTTAATGTGTTCTATAAAATTATCAATCGTTAGCATTAATTT
Coding sequences:
- a CDS encoding molybdopterin-binding protein — translated: MKDDKQIFRQYVSLNEAIIKINKLLDQIPTQSEKIPIEKSLDNITYEDIISKIDSPPFDKALMDGYAVRAQDTFGADESKPKKLKLIGKIEAGDAPNFFVENDTAVAISTGAPLPKGANSVVMIEYIKKNKNSIEIFKSVVPNENVMETGSDLRTGEIILRKGQKISAKDLGLLAAVGIDRIKVYKKPNIAIISTGNELIPPSEPITNWKIFDINSGTLIGAIMEAGGIPISLGIVRDNIEDLRKRMVSSIQLYDIIITSGGTSTGARDYMLSLMEELGDPGVVVSGISIKPGKPTIVAMVGKKIIFCLPGNPTSALAIFHLIVRPIISKLSGYEKGDEYQPIDVTMKSKVYSAKGRIELLPVHLLTDKDGSYTVHPTYGNSASISAFAMADGFLIIPENIEIAEENEQVKFFPFTKNFKPADVVFIGSHCLGLDRLISLMRSRDKSIKVKS